In bacterium, the following proteins share a genomic window:
- a CDS encoding HNH endonuclease — translation NELGAPAADLELSLPISTRTVERLACDAAISRVLLAGSVVVDVGRATRVVSAPARRALRIRDRGCRWPGCDRQVNWSTPHHIVAWSKNGPTNLGNLVLLCFAHHRLVHEGGWQVVKAGREFRFLPPERVVMRRARGPGVRWAA, via the coding sequence AACGAGCTCGGCGCCCCCGCGGCCGACCTCGAGCTCTCGCTGCCGATCTCCACCCGGACGGTGGAGCGCCTGGCCTGCGACGCCGCCATCTCCCGCGTCCTGCTCGCCGGCTCGGTGGTGGTCGACGTCGGCCGGGCGACGCGGGTGGTCTCGGCGCCGGCGCGGCGGGCGCTGCGGATCCGGGATCGCGGCTGCCGCTGGCCGGGCTGCGACCGCCAGGTCAACTGGTCGACGCCGCACCACATCGTCGCCTGGAGCAAGAACGGTCCGACCAACCTGGGCAATCTCGTACTTTTGTGTTTCGCTCACCATCGCCTCGTCCATGAGGGCGGCTGGCAGGTGGTCAAGGCCGGGCGCGAGTTTCGCTTCCTTCCGCCCGAGCGGGTGGTGATGCGGCGGGCGCGCGGACCGGGTGTGCGCTGGGCGGCCTAG